The genomic window CCATCCTTAAATTTTTTCTAGCTATTGTAATTGTCTCCATGATGGCGAATGAATATAGTTACGGAACTTTAAAACAAAACTTGATAGACGGCCTTAGTAAAAAGGAGTTTATTTTATCAAAGTTTTTAACGGTGGTTTTATTTGCATTTGCCTCTACAGTATTTGTTTTTGTAATGAGTTTAATATTAGGGTTATTTTTCTCTTCTTATACCGAATTTGATATTATTTTTAGTGACTTAGATTACCTTTTGGCTTTTTTCGTAAAATTGACAGGATTCTTTTCTTTCTGTTTATTTCTTGGAATTTTAGTTAAAAGATCTGCATTTGCATTAGGTTTTCTTTTAGTTTGGAGCATACTAGAAGGAATAATAAAAGCTACTTTGGCTTTTAGAATTTTCCCAGAAAGCAATACCGATGAGAAAATTACACAATTTCTTCCTTTAGAATCTATGTCAAACTTAATTGTAAATCCAGGACCAAGATTATCAGTAATTAAAAATATTGGTTCACAGATGGGGATAGAAACTGATATTGATTACAGCGTAAACTATCTAGCTGTTTTAATTGTTTTGATCTGGACTTCTTTATTTGTTTGTTTTTCTTACAAATTATTAAAAAATAGAGATTTGTAGTATATTTGTTATACTATGAAATATTTAAGAATTTTATTGATTCTATTCCTGTTGCTCTGTGCCTTTCCTAAGGCCAGAGCTCAAAATATTTCTGTTAATCCAAATATAACAGCTGCAGATTTAGCTCAGAATATTTTAATAAATAGTTCTTGTATTAATCTTGAAAATATAAATGCCTCAGGAAATCCGACGCCAAATGACCAAAGCTATGCTTCATTTACAGCTGGTGCAAATTTCCCTTTTTCGAGCGGACTAGTTTTAAGTACTTCTCCCAGTAAAAATGCTGAAGGCCCGTACATTCAAGCAGATTCCAAAGGAACACAAGTCCAGTCATGGAATGGAGATAATGATTTGGATAACGCATTAGGTATCAACGACAGTAAACAAGCCACAGTACTGGAATTTGATTTTACAGCTTTAACAAATTCAATTAGTTTTAATTATCTGTTTGCTTCAAATGAATATCAATCTTACTACCCTTGCCGATTTTCAGATGGTTTTGCTTTTTTAATTAAAGAAGCAGGCAGTTCTGAAGATTATAAAAATTTAGCTGTTTTACCCAACTCAACTACACCAGTTTCTGCAACTACTGTGCATCCTAGAATAAATTCAGTTACTACTGCTCAGGGAGTAATACAAGGATGTGACCCCCAAAATGAAACTTATTTTAACGGCTACAACTCTGCTTCCAGTCCCATTAACTATGCGGGACAAACAACAGTCATGAATGCGTACACTGATGTTATTCCTGGTAAAAAATACCATTTGAAATTAGTAATTGCGGATGATGCCACAAGACAGTATAATTCGGCTGTTTTTATTGAGGGCGGAAGTTTTGTATCGAAAATAAATTTTGGGGAAGACAGAACAGCGGCCAATAATAATCCTATTTGTTATGGGGAAAATTTTGTTTTAGATACTAAATTAAACCCCGCTGATTACAATTTTAAATGGTTTAAAAAAGATTCATCCAATAATTACAATCAAATTGCTGGCGAATCTGATCCTGACTATACCGTAACTTCTGCAGGAATATACAAAGTTGAAGCTGCTATAAAGGGTACAACCTGCATATCAGTTGGTGAAATTACAGTTGAATTTACCCCTGAAATTGCTTCAACAAACACTTCTTTGTTACAATGTGATGACAACACAGATGGAATTTCTATTTTTAATTTGACAAAAGCTGCAAATATTGTAAAAAACAATAATACGCAGATTACCAATCAAGGATACTATGAAACCTTAGTCGACGCACAAACCAAAACAAATCCAATAATAAATCCGCAGAGTTACACTAACAAAACACCTAATCAACTCGTTTTTGCTAGAATTGAAAACTCTTACGGCTGTTATACCGTCCCACAAATTACTTTAAATATCTCTAGTACCATAATTCCTGATCAATCTCCAATAGCAACATGTGACGGAGATGAAATTCAAGATGGTTTGTATCAATTTAATTTAAGTTCTGAAGTTACACCACAAATCTTAACAGGACTTCCGACGGGATTAGTTATTAATTATTATTTGACGGCAGATAACGCTATAACAGAAACAAATGCACTTCCAAACATTTTCAAAAATACGATCCCAAATAGTCAAACTATTTATGCTCGGGCAGCTAATGGATCCGACTGTTATGACATCGTGCCTATTGAGTTAGTTGTACATACTTTTGATCCAGCAAATTTTGAAGATGAAATACTCTATCTATGCAAAGGAGATGAAATAACATTATCAGTTGCAACTGGCTTTAAAAGCTACACTTGGTCAAATGGAGAAACGACAAATTCAACAAGAGTAACTAGTGCAGGAAATTATTCTGTTCAAGTTACCAACTCAAATGATTGTCAAAAAACTAAGACTTTTAAAGTAATTTTATCCGAACCTGCCGTAATTACTGGAGTTGAAGTAAAAGATTTTTCTGGAGTAGATAATACTGTATCAATTCAATATACGGGAGCTGGGAATTATGAATTTTCTCTTGAAGGATCAGTTTTTCAAGATAATCCCACATTTACACAAGTAAATCCTGGAATCTACAATGTTGCAGCTCGAGACAAAAATGGCTGTGGTATATCCAACTCATTTTTAGTTTATGTTTTAGATTATCCACGATTTTTCACTCCAAACGAAGATGGTTTCAATGATTTATGGACAATTAAAAATATAGATCAAATGCCGGATTATACTATTTCAATTTTTGATCGTTACGGAAAACTGTTAAAGCAAATGAATCAAAACAATACAGGCTGGAATGGGATTTTTAATGGACAGCAATTACCTGCAGATGATTATTGGTTTACTCTTCAATTCATTAATGGAAAAAATGTAAAAGGCCATTTTTCTCTGAAAAGATAGCGTTTTAAATTCCAAAATTTGAAATTTGAAATTCCAATTTTAAAAAGCAATTTCAATCAAAGCATAAAAATAAAAATCCCAAATTCTTTAATGGAATTTGGGATTTTTTATATTGAAAATTAAATCGAATTAGATTTTATATCTTTTTCTATCAGTTTCACTTAAATAAATCTTTCTTAAACGAAGAGATTTTGGAGTAACTTCAACATACTCATCTTTTTGAATATATTCTAAAGCTTCTTCTAGTGAAAATTTAACAGCTGGAATAATTCTAGCTTTATCATCAGCTCCAGAAGAACGTACGTTAGAAAGTTTTTTCGTTTTAGTAACGTTAACAGTCATATCGTCGCTACGAGTATTTTCTCCAATAACCTGACCTTCATAAATATCTTCGTTAGGATCAACAAAGAATTTACCACGATCTTGTAATTTATCGATAGAGTAAGGAATTGCTTTTCCGTTTTCCATAGAGATTAATGAACCATTGTTACGTCCAGGAATTTCTCCTTTGTAAGGCTCATATCCAATGAATCGGTGTGCCATGATAGCTTCACCAGCAGTAGCAGTAAGCAATTGATTTCTTAAACCAATAATTCCACGAGATGGGATGTTAAATTTAATAATCATACGCTCTCCTTTACCTTCCATAGAAAGCATTTCACCTTTACGGATAGTAACGAATTCAACAGCTCTACCTGAAAGGTTTTCTGGTAAATCAATAGTTAACTCCTCAATTGGCTCACATTTAACACCATCAACTTCTTTAATGATTACCTGTGGCTGCCCAATTTGAAGCTCATATCCTTCTCTTCTCATTGTTTCAATAAGAACAGATAAGTGTAATACACCACGACCAAAAACCATGAATTTATCAGCAGAATCAGTTTCTCCAACTTTCATTGCTAAGTTTTTCTCAAGCTCTTTTGTTAATCTTTCACGAATATGTCTAGAAGTAACAAATTTACCTTCTTTACCAAAGAAAGGAGAATCGTTAATTGTAAACAACATACTCATTGTTGGCTCATCGATAGCAATAGTTTGTAAAGCTTCTGGATTTTCAAAGTCAGCGATAGTATCACCAATTTCAAAACCTTCAATACCAACTACAGCACAAATATCTCCAGCAATAACTTGTTCTACTTTTCTACGGCCTAAACCTTCAAAAGTGTGTAATTCTTTAATTCTAGATTTAATTACTTTACCGTCTCTTTTTACCAAAGAGATTGGCATACCTTCTTTCAAAACACCTCTTTCAAGACGACCAATTGCGATACGACCTGTAAAAGAAGAGAAATCTAAAGATGTAATTAACATTTGAGGAGTACCTTCAGAAACTTTTGGAGCAGGAACATTAGCAATAACCATATCTAATAATGGTTCAATGTTTTCTGTTTGATTTCTCCAATCATCAGACATCCAGTTGTTCTTAGCAGAACCGTAAACCGCTGGGAAATCTAATTGCTCTTCAGTTGCGCCTAATTCAAACATTAGATCAAAAACTTTCTCGTGAACTTCTTCTGGAGTACAGTTTTCTTTATCAACTTTATTGATAACTACGCAAGGTTTCAATCCTAAATCAATCGCTTTCTGCAAAACGAAACGAGTTTGTGGCATTGGTCCCTCGAAAGCATCAACTAGCAAACATACACCATCGGCCATGTTCAATACACGTTCAACTTCACCACCAAAATCGGCGTGGCCTGGAGTGTCAATAATATTGATTTTTGTTCCTTTATATTGAACCGATACGTTTTTAGAAGTAATTGTAATACCTCTCTCACGCTCTAAATCGTTATTATCTAGGATTAAATCACCTGTGTTTTCGTTTTCACGAAATAATTGACAGTGATACATAATTTTATCAACCAAAGTGGTTTTACCGTGATCGACGTGGGCAATAATTGCAATGTTTCTAATAGATTCCATCTGTGATTTTTAATGGCTGCAAAGGTACACTTTATTTTTTAATAAAAAACGTTTCTAAACATAGTTTACGTATATACAATCAATTAGTTAATATAAAACGCCAAAATATAGCTTCCAAAATAATATTAACATATGTTTAGTTATAGTTAATTTAACTATATTTGAAGTAATGAAAAGTAAAACTCTCCAAATTACTCTTATTTACTCAATCATCTCGATAATTATGGCGGTCTTATGTCATAAATTACTCATAACTTACTTTTCTTCAACAGAATACTTTTACTTATCACTAATAAAGGACATTGTATTTATTTTAATAACTGCATTAGTTTTTAGATTTATACTTGCAAAAAAAGAAAAAAGAAGCATTACCATTTTTCAAAAGCTAAACAAAACCAACGAAGAAATAAAAGAATCTAATGAGAAATATGACATTGTAGCAAAGGCAACAAGCGATACTATCTGGGATTGGAAAATTCAAGAGGACAGGATAAACTGGAATAAAGGTATTGAAAGTGTTTTTGGTTATAACCCCGAAGAAGTAGGCAAAACTTCTAAATGGTGGTTTGACAAAATTCACCCGGAAGACAGTATCCGAATGTCAATAAAATTATATTCATTTATTGAACAAAAAACCGAAAAATGGCAGGATCAATACCGTTTTAGATGCGCAGACGGAACCTATAAATATGTTTTAGACAGAGGTTTTTTGCTAAAAGATGAAAACGGAAGGGCCATTAGAATGATTGGTGCTATCCAAGACATTACTAAACAAAAAGAAGAAGAACAAAGATTAAAACTTTTAGAGACTGTAATTACCCAGTCGAGAGATTCTATTTTAATAACTGAGGCCAATTCCCCGGAAGGAAAAATTCCAAAAATAGTATATGTAAATCCCGCATTTTCTCAAATGTCGGGATACCAGTCGAATGAAATAATCGGAAAATCGCCTAATATCTTCAAAGGCCCAAAATCGGATTCTGATGAGTTAAAGAAACTTTTAAGAGCGATAAAAAATGAAGAAGAATGTCTGATAGAAACTATTACTTACACCAAAAATAAAGAAGAGTATTGGGTAAGATTTTCTATGATACCCATTTTCAGCAACGAAGGAGCTATTTCACACTGGATTTCTATACAAAGAGATATTACCGATGAGAAAAAATTAGAAACAGAAAAAGAGCATCTCATCCGAGAACTAACTCAAAACAATAAAGACTTAAAACAGTTTTCTTACATAACATCGCACAATCTTAGAGCGCCATTATCTAATTTAATCGGACTTTTAAACTTAATAGAAGACATCCCCGTAGAGAGCGAGGAACTCCAGGAAATCCTTACAGGATTTACTAAGTCAACACATTTATTAAACGAAACGATTAATGACTTAGTAAAAGTTATCATTATTAAAGACAATCCATCGATGCAGAAAGAGGAAACCTCATTAAAAGAAGTTTTTGAAAATGTATTCAGCCAGCTTTCGTTTCAAATAGAATTACACAAACCTATTATAAAACTTAAGTTTGATAAAGTACCAGAACTCATCACTAAC from Flavobacterium fluviale includes these protein-coding regions:
- a CDS encoding ABC transporter permease; amino-acid sequence: MKRLLSIELQKIWMNKASRILTLTYFILLSFIALIAAIKFDIGVFKFHLAEMGIFNFPFIWHFNTYVAAILKFFLAIVIVSMMANEYSYGTLKQNLIDGLSKKEFILSKFLTVVLFAFASTVFVFVMSLILGLFFSSYTEFDIIFSDLDYLLAFFVKLTGFFSFCLFLGILVKRSAFALGFLLVWSILEGIIKATLAFRIFPESNTDEKITQFLPLESMSNLIVNPGPRLSVIKNIGSQMGIETDIDYSVNYLAVLIVLIWTSLFVCFSYKLLKNRDL
- a CDS encoding T9SS type B sorting domain-containing protein, with the protein product MKYLRILLILFLLLCAFPKARAQNISVNPNITAADLAQNILINSSCINLENINASGNPTPNDQSYASFTAGANFPFSSGLVLSTSPSKNAEGPYIQADSKGTQVQSWNGDNDLDNALGINDSKQATVLEFDFTALTNSISFNYLFASNEYQSYYPCRFSDGFAFLIKEAGSSEDYKNLAVLPNSTTPVSATTVHPRINSVTTAQGVIQGCDPQNETYFNGYNSASSPINYAGQTTVMNAYTDVIPGKKYHLKLVIADDATRQYNSAVFIEGGSFVSKINFGEDRTAANNNPICYGENFVLDTKLNPADYNFKWFKKDSSNNYNQIAGESDPDYTVTSAGIYKVEAAIKGTTCISVGEITVEFTPEIASTNTSLLQCDDNTDGISIFNLTKAANIVKNNNTQITNQGYYETLVDAQTKTNPIINPQSYTNKTPNQLVFARIENSYGCYTVPQITLNISSTIIPDQSPIATCDGDEIQDGLYQFNLSSEVTPQILTGLPTGLVINYYLTADNAITETNALPNIFKNTIPNSQTIYARAANGSDCYDIVPIELVVHTFDPANFEDEILYLCKGDEITLSVATGFKSYTWSNGETTNSTRVTSAGNYSVQVTNSNDCQKTKTFKVILSEPAVITGVEVKDFSGVDNTVSIQYTGAGNYEFSLEGSVFQDNPTFTQVNPGIYNVAARDKNGCGISNSFLVYVLDYPRFFTPNEDGFNDLWTIKNIDQMPDYTISIFDRYGKLLKQMNQNNTGWNGIFNGQQLPADDYWFTLQFINGKNVKGHFSLKR
- the typA gene encoding translational GTPase TypA; amino-acid sequence: MESIRNIAIIAHVDHGKTTLVDKIMYHCQLFRENENTGDLILDNNDLERERGITITSKNVSVQYKGTKINIIDTPGHADFGGEVERVLNMADGVCLLVDAFEGPMPQTRFVLQKAIDLGLKPCVVINKVDKENCTPEEVHEKVFDLMFELGATEEQLDFPAVYGSAKNNWMSDDWRNQTENIEPLLDMVIANVPAPKVSEGTPQMLITSLDFSSFTGRIAIGRLERGVLKEGMPISLVKRDGKVIKSRIKELHTFEGLGRRKVEQVIAGDICAVVGIEGFEIGDTIADFENPEALQTIAIDEPTMSMLFTINDSPFFGKEGKFVTSRHIRERLTKELEKNLAMKVGETDSADKFMVFGRGVLHLSVLIETMRREGYELQIGQPQVIIKEVDGVKCEPIEELTIDLPENLSGRAVEFVTIRKGEMLSMEGKGERMIIKFNIPSRGIIGLRNQLLTATAGEAIMAHRFIGYEPYKGEIPGRNNGSLISMENGKAIPYSIDKLQDRGKFFVDPNEDIYEGQVIGENTRSDDMTVNVTKTKKLSNVRSSGADDKARIIPAVKFSLEEALEYIQKDEYVEVTPKSLRLRKIYLSETDRKRYKI
- a CDS encoding PAS domain-containing sensor histidine kinase, producing the protein MKSKTLQITLIYSIISIIMAVLCHKLLITYFSSTEYFYLSLIKDIVFILITALVFRFILAKKEKRSITIFQKLNKTNEEIKESNEKYDIVAKATSDTIWDWKIQEDRINWNKGIESVFGYNPEEVGKTSKWWFDKIHPEDSIRMSIKLYSFIEQKTEKWQDQYRFRCADGTYKYVLDRGFLLKDENGRAIRMIGAIQDITKQKEEEQRLKLLETVITQSRDSILITEANSPEGKIPKIVYVNPAFSQMSGYQSNEIIGKSPNIFKGPKSDSDELKKLLRAIKNEEECLIETITYTKNKEEYWVRFSMIPIFSNEGAISHWISIQRDITDEKKLETEKEHLIRELTQNNKDLKQFSYITSHNLRAPLSNLIGLLNLIEDIPVESEELQEILTGFTKSTHLLNETINDLVKVIIIKDNPSMQKEETSLKEVFENVFSQLSFQIELHKPIIKLKFDKVPELITNKAYIESILLNLLTNSIKYKSENRKLKISITAEKIENKTILTFKDNGIGIDLERNRDKVFGLYQRFHNYPDSKGLGLYLVKSQVETMGGTISVDSEVNKGTTFTITFKN